The Montipora foliosa isolate CH-2021 chromosome 1, ASM3666993v2, whole genome shotgun sequence genome has a window encoding:
- the LOC137975916 gene encoding serine protease 23-like codes for MKWSASTVFAIAFLFGTVLVEATEREIKRKQRKIKPQTSRENYDDRYERTIGTLTTNSGEISSDVYETLLKKNYDDDKDLVNFNYETLWRNGSRTVTRISLGSAGFLETAQPSQLDHVVERTSITNREGVDFNISFWPCLDQQSTRRRFKRLIFGRDSRIRLNTSSQAQKFPFSSTVKISTGCSGSVISHIHVLTSAHCVHDGVRPLEPIAALKVGILRRHGKLRWIGVKSINFPEMWRLKNISPSFDYAVITLLKPHKRPFFKLGVIESEGYLYKLHFASFPGDKKSNSLWYSHCYSRVISHLLIGRCDASSGSSGAGTYVRTSMKENGQNRVLVGILSGSGRVRLPSGRIKMFNLVTKLTSLKTRQICRWIGAGYDCVTWSSKSVTHRLRSLE; via the coding sequence ATGAAGTGGTCCGCATCTACAGTCTTCGCTATCGCGTTCCTGTTTGGGACAGTCCTTGTTGAAGCGACAGAAAGGGAGATAAAACGAAAGCAACGAAAAATCAAACCACAGACTTCAAGAGAGAACTATGATGATCGATATGAGAGGACGATTGGGACGCTGACGACAAACTCAGGCGAAATATCATCAGATGTGTATGaaactttattgaaaaaaaattatgacgaCGACAAAGATCTTGTTAATTTTAATTACGAAACACTGTGGCGAAACGGTTCACGAACTGTGACGAGAATTTCACTCGGCAGCGCTGGGTTTCTTGAAACCGCGCAACCATCACAGCTTGACCACGTTGTAGAAAGAACCTCAATTACTAATCGCGAGGGTGTAGATTTTAATATCTCATTTTGGCCTTGCCTTGACCAGCAATCCACGAGACGTCGATTCAAAAGGTTAATTTTTGGACGTGATAGTCGCATCAGGTTAAACACGTCATCGCAAGCCCAGAAATTCCCTTTTTCGTCAACTGTCAAGATCTCTACAGGTTGTTCAGGTTCGGTTATCTCTCACATTCACGTTTTGACATCCGCCCACTGTGTTCATGATGGTGTACGCCCACTTGAACCGATTGCGGCCTTGAAAGTCGGAATTCTACGGAGACATGGAAAACTACGTTGGATTGGCGTCAAGAGCATCAATTTTCCCGAGATGTGGCGCCTTAAAAACATCTCGCCGAGTTTCGATTATGCAGTCATTACTCTTCTTAAGCCTCACAAGCGACCCTTCTTCAAACTCGGTGTCATCGAAAGCGAGGGATATCTCTACAAATTACATTTTGCAAGTTTCCCTGGGGACAAAAAATCCAATTCACTATGGTACAGCCACTGCTACTCTCGGGTGATCTCCCATTTGCTGATTGGTAGATGCGACGCATCCTCTGGAAGTTCTGGAGCCGGGACTTACGTCAGAACCTCTATGAAAGAAAACGGGCAAAATCGGGTTCTCGTTGGGATACTGTCAGGATCTGGAAGAGTACGTTTGCCAAGCGGTCGAATCAAGATGTTTAACCTCGTAACCAAGTTGACGAGTTTGAAAACGAGACAGATTTGCCGATGGATCGGTGCTGGTTATGATTGTGTGACGTGGAGCTCGAAAAGCGTCACTCACAGGCTTCGATCATTAGAGTAA